The following nucleotide sequence is from Halococcus sediminicola.
TCGACCTGCACGCTGGACACGGATCATCGAGTGTCTCAACTGTCGTCCCACAGAGATGGCACTCAAGCACGAACTTACCACTCGACTGGTTCAGGAGTTGAGTCACTGTCTTGAGCATAGGAAAGGGTGAAAGAGCGTGTGACGCGCTCTGACACAGGTCGAGATAGAGATAAGCATTCCAATGAGTAATTGGAATGCTTATGTCGATTATTCTACTGTCGAAAAGGTACTCCTTCCTGACCTCCGGTCCAGAACCCCGGTTACTGATATGCTGCACAGAGGTACCAGAAGCCTGCCGCTCAAAGTCGGATTCGACGCTCTCAGCCGACAGCTGTAAGACGACACCCTCGCCAACCTTGGCTGTATCGTGACTCGATCACCGCCCGATCGCTCACTCACCGATCTCGCCGACCTCGTTGCCGAGCACTTCGGCGACTACCGTCAGCCCGACGAGTTCAATCAACTCTCGCTCGTCATCGACAACAGCGATCCGGAGCACTCGACGCTCGTCGTCCACATTGATCGAGAACAGGCAGCCGACCTTGCCGGCCGCGTCGAAACCTTCCTCCGCAAACATGGCGCGCAGACCCGACGTGAGCGCCACACCAGCACCGATATTCACGTGCTCGCAACCCTCGACTAATCCGGACAGCAACCCTCATTGGGTATGAGGGTGGAGCGGTCGTATGTTGCGAGCAGTCACCTCACGGCTGGTTTCGGTGTCGAATCCGCGTGAGGTGTGGCTCATCACGGTCGCCCACGCCGTCAACGAGTTCTATAGCGTCGCGCTGCCGCCGATCCTGCCGCTGTTGGTGAACGATTTCGCGATCACGTACGGGGAGGCCGGCGCGTTACTCACTGTCTTTTTCGCCACCTACTCGATCTTCCAGTTGCCGGCGGGCGTGCTCGCCGATCGGATCGGCCAGCGCTGGCTGCTCGCGGGCGGAATGGTCGTGCTCGCAGCCGGCATCCTCGTCGCGGCGAGCGCACAGGGGTACTGGACCCTCGTCCTCGCCGAGGTGATCGCCGGCATCGGCGGCAGTACCTACCATCCATCGGGGATGTCGATCATCAGTGATCTCGAAAGCGGAGCCACCGAGGGCAAGGCAATGGGCATTCATGGGCTCGGCGGGGTCGTCGGCACCGCTCTCGCCCCGGCACTCGTCGGTGGTCTCGCCGCGCTGTTCGACTGGCGGGTCGCGCTCACGGTCAGCGCTGGCGTGGGTGTCGTCTACGCGGTAGTGTTTCTGGCTGTCTACCGGCCCGAGAGCCGCTCGGACAGCAACGCCTCGATCGAACCAGATGGTGGGACCGACGAGAGGGCCGCCTCGCGGACGACCAAGGAGTCCGGCGGACGGTTGGCCAGCCTGATTGCGGTGCCGCTCGAACCGTGGGTCGCAGTGTTGTTTCTCGCCAATCTCGCGATTGCCACGGAGCTCGGCGCGGTCCGAACGTTCGCGACGTCGTTCCTTGTTGAGCAGGCAGGCACGACTGCCGGTGTTGCCAACGCGATATTCTTCGTGCTCCTCGTCGGCGCTGGTATCTCTTCGCTCGCCGCTGGCTCCCTTGCTGACAGCATGGATCGGCGGGCGCTCGGATTCGGCGCGCTCGCGGCCTCGGCAGTCGCGTTGGGAATGACAGCGATCGTTCCGCTGGTCCCGATTGCGCTGTTCGCGTGGTTTTTCCTCCTCGGCGTTGCGATGTGGGCGGCCCTACCCGCGATGAACGCGATTACTTCTCAGTACTCCGAGCGCGGGTTCAGCGGGAGCCTCTTCGGGGTGATGTTGACCGCGGGATCGCTCGGCGGTGCACTCGGACCCTTGCTGTTCGGTGTCGCCGCCGAACGGTTCGGCCTCGGCGCGGCGTTCCCGCTCGTCGCGCTCATCAGCGCGGGTGGTGCTGTTGCCTTTCTCGGGATGTATCGGATCTGAATGACACACCACCGCACTCGGCCGAACATACCGATCCGTCACAGGGGACACCGCTATAGGTACGTTAGCGATCTACTCGACGGACTCAATAACTTCCCGCGCACATGGGACATTGACCAGCCTTCGTTTCCACGACAAAGTCGTTCGCGGATCTTGTTCACCCGCTCCTCAGACAGCGGATTGCCTCAAAAAATCGTTCAGATAGTTATGAGTTCTCTCCGCTAACGGTGGGACCATGCGGTACGATCACTGACTGGGGCACACAAGTCAGCCCACGGATTCAAGACGATACTCAACGAAACGAGACGTATGGGCGATAATTCGGATAGCTCATCCAGGTTTCTTTCATCGCTTCCAAGCCAACCGATTACGGACGACATCATCAAGCAGATCGGCGAAAGCGAAAACGAGAAGGTCTGTGGAGCGATGGGGTTTCCTGGCTCAACACCCGGAGTGATTGAGGCGTTTCTACTGGATATGGAATCGAAGACCCACGTGATCGTGTTCGATCCGACCGAGGAGCAGTGGCGCGTCTACGAATCCTTCGGCACTGAGGAGATGGGCCACCAGGAAATGGTGGATCGTGCCAGCGAACTCGCCAACGAGTGGCTCGCCGAAAGCCTCTCAGATCGCATCGCGGCCGCAGATGAGACCGACTCGGGAACATGAAGACGCGCTACTACGCGGATGGGGACATTCGGGAGTGGCATGAACACGCGCTCCGACTGCTGAGGACGCTTCACGACGAGCATGGCATCGCAGTCGAGATCGATCGCATTGACGAACAGCACGGACCGATTACGGATTTCCCTGGCGAAGTACGGGATCCATCACCTGAGGAAGTCTACGAGCGTGATCTCAAACGGAATCGGGATCTGAATCAGACCATCGATCCGACACCGTCGGAGGCATTCAAACGGTACGGCTCACTCGACATCGCCGGAAACATCGCGGTCGTCGATGACAAAGGAACCGTTCAGTGGGCCTCAATACTGCCCGGCTATGCTGACGGCTACGGACCGGGTGCCGAATCACAGACAGCTGTAGACTTTCTGGAAGACATTGCCACTACTCCGAGTAACCGGATCTGTGTCGAGTGTCTTCACTTGCTGGACGGTGGCGAGACGTTCTGCCCGGACTGTGGCCACGAAATAACCTAAGTCCCACAGGTTCACTCTTTTCTGCCTGCGCCGCATCTCTTTAACTGTCCCCCCAACACTCCATCGTTTCCGATGTTTCCGCTGGTCGGTTCGAGACACTTTCCCATCATATCCTAACTTGAATTAAAGCAACCCACCTCTTTCCAGTTTAAGCAGAACGGTTTCCTTTCGCGCCTCCAGCACACTCGATAACATATTGTCAATAGCAAATCGAATTTGTTCCTCATTCGAGTTGATCTGCAACCAGTTCTTCAAGGAACGCCCGTCCTTCGATTACGGTTATTGTGTCGCTGATGTCAATCGCAGCCAGCACGTCCTCGATCGCCTGTTCAGCGACCCTATCACTCACGAAGATCGCAACGTGGCTCGTTCCTCCCGTCGCGTACTGATATGCCAGCCCCGCAAGCACGGTATCTGTCCGTTCGATCTCGTCTTCAGTGATGTCATCTGCAGAGAGCGTCGCCATTCGCTCGCGTGTCTTGTCTACCACCTCTGAAACACGCGGCTTCGAGAAGTCGATCCGACCGGACTCCAACCAGCCCGCATTCTGTGCTGCCTGCAGCCGCTCACGCTGATATGCATACGCCTCCGGCCCTTCGCCGAGTTCTTCGGCAACCTGCTTGGGCACTTTGACCGTGAGACCGCGGCCCGTCACGAACTTTTCGAACGCGCTATATTTCTCGTTCTCCGGCCCACCCATCGCAAAGAGGACGCTGCTGTCGATGATAGCCGTGCTCTTGGGCGGAATCGC
It contains:
- a CDS encoding MFS transporter: MLRAVTSRLVSVSNPREVWLITVAHAVNEFYSVALPPILPLLVNDFAITYGEAGALLTVFFATYSIFQLPAGVLADRIGQRWLLAGGMVVLAAGILVAASAQGYWTLVLAEVIAGIGGSTYHPSGMSIISDLESGATEGKAMGIHGLGGVVGTALAPALVGGLAALFDWRVALTVSAGVGVVYAVVFLAVYRPESRSDSNASIEPDGGTDERAASRTTKESGGRLASLIAVPLEPWVAVLFLANLAIATELGAVRTFATSFLVEQAGTTAGVANAIFFVLLVGAGISSLAAGSLADSMDRRALGFGALAASAVALGMTAIVPLVPIALFAWFFLLGVAMWAALPAMNAITSQYSERGFSGSLFGVMLTAGSLGGALGPLLFGVAAERFGLGAAFPLVALISAGGAVAFLGMYRI